A window from Gottschalkiaceae bacterium SANA encodes these proteins:
- a CDS encoding alpha-amylase family glycosyl hydrolase: MDKTIIYEVFVRNHSKEGNFEALIPDLERIKELGVDVVWLMPIHPIGKVNRKGILGSPYSISDYRKINPELGSLDDFQVLLAAIHSEGMKCMIDVVYNHTSHDAIFTHNHPEYYYRTPENRFGNKIADWSDIIDLDFQNLDLQEELIDILCYWRKMGVDGFRCDVASLVPVSFWLKAKEQVDRVEKGTLWLAESVHAHFLQEVRNRGFYAASDAELYQAFDITYDYDIHHAFEGYFNGKNDLSTYLDALSRQGAKNPTGARKLRFLENHDQPRAAYLLPDLNRRKNWLAFHWMLPGDSLIYAGEERGATHQPTLFDRDPIPWERVWDEGEAWFKKLTMIESNSLAGAIRFVSVDIQGICVLMKESEEKIEIGVFNLEQKIGKITLPYPVSGHLEDLYTNQAIELVKGTLSLQAEPIRFIVKKDFTTPLQ, from the coding sequence ATGGATAAAACAATTATTTATGAAGTCTTTGTGCGCAATCATTCAAAAGAGGGAAATTTTGAGGCGCTGATTCCAGATCTAGAACGAATTAAAGAACTAGGCGTTGATGTTGTCTGGTTGATGCCTATTCATCCAATCGGGAAAGTGAATCGTAAAGGGATCTTGGGTTCGCCTTACAGCATCAGCGATTATCGAAAAATTAATCCAGAACTTGGAAGCTTGGATGATTTCCAAGTCTTATTGGCTGCGATTCACAGTGAGGGTATGAAGTGCATGATTGATGTGGTCTATAATCATACGTCTCATGATGCGATTTTCACACATAATCATCCCGAGTACTATTATCGAACTCCAGAGAATCGATTTGGAAATAAAATTGCGGACTGGTCGGATATTATTGATCTGGATTTTCAGAATCTTGACTTGCAGGAAGAATTGATAGACATCCTTTGTTACTGGAGAAAGATGGGTGTTGACGGATTTCGATGTGATGTGGCGAGCCTTGTGCCGGTTTCTTTTTGGTTAAAAGCGAAAGAGCAAGTCGATCGGGTTGAAAAGGGGACCCTTTGGCTGGCCGAATCGGTGCATGCTCATTTTCTGCAAGAGGTGCGGAACCGAGGGTTTTATGCTGCATCAGACGCGGAACTCTATCAGGCTTTTGATATCACGTATGACTATGATATTCACCATGCCTTTGAGGGATATTTTAATGGGAAGAACGATTTGTCAACCTACCTAGATGCACTAAGTCGTCAGGGGGCTAAAAATCCGACTGGAGCAAGGAAACTTCGGTTTTTAGAAAACCATGATCAGCCTCGCGCGGCATATTTGTTACCAGATTTAAATCGGAGGAAGAATTGGCTGGCTTTTCATTGGATGCTTCCAGGAGACTCCTTGATTTATGCTGGTGAAGAAAGAGGCGCCACCCATCAACCGACACTCTTTGATCGAGACCCCATTCCATGGGAACGGGTTTGGGATGAGGGCGAGGCTTGGTTTAAGAAATTGACAATGATTGAAAGCAATTCGTTAGCAGGTGCCATTCGGTTTGTTTCGGTGGATATTCAAGGTATTTGTGTTTTGATGAAAGAATCAGAAGAGAAAATCGAAATTGGTGTTTTTAATCTGGAGCAAAAGATAGGAAAAATCACCTTGCCGTACCCGGTTTCTGGACACCTTGAAGATCTGTATACGAATCAAGCGATTGAACTTGTAAAGGGCACACTGAGTCTACAGGCGGAACCGATTCGTTTCATCGTCAAGAAGGACTTTACAACCCCATTGCAGTAA
- a CDS encoding zinc ABC transporter substrate-binding protein: MKKIWVVLILIAGVLLSGCASEEAIDQNKKLIVVGISPMKEWVETIGGDSVQVQVMIPPGNSPANYEPTTRQLLVLEKMDRYFAVGVGAETDGFLTRLYPEGDQRVIRLDQAVSEVYPDRMMMDHGHGNEEVEEVEDHDHAGRDPHIWLSIPRTKLMIQQITEELSIINPDEKESYHNRSEAYLASLEELDQDLKARFSKAPRHHFLLFHPSLGYFADEYGLEMMVIEEDGKSATPSHLIEVIDEAKAKDIRTVFYQEEFDENQAKTIAEELNGDLVSLSILKEDYLSGMKEIGEELLKSME, encoded by the coding sequence ATGAAGAAAATTTGGGTCGTACTGATTCTTATCGCTGGTGTATTGCTTTCAGGATGCGCGTCAGAAGAAGCGATTGATCAAAATAAAAAGTTGATAGTTGTTGGCATTTCTCCCATGAAAGAATGGGTGGAAACCATAGGTGGGGATTCGGTACAGGTTCAGGTGATGATCCCACCAGGAAATAGTCCGGCCAATTATGAGCCAACAACCAGACAATTGCTGGTCTTGGAAAAGATGGATCGATATTTTGCGGTTGGTGTTGGCGCGGAAACAGATGGATTTTTGACTCGCCTTTACCCCGAAGGAGACCAACGGGTCATTCGATTGGATCAAGCGGTATCGGAAGTCTATCCGGATCGCATGATGATGGACCATGGACATGGAAACGAAGAAGTCGAAGAAGTCGAAGATCATGATCATGCAGGCCGCGATCCTCACATTTGGCTATCAATTCCCAGAACCAAGCTTATGATTCAACAAATCACCGAAGAGCTAAGTATCATCAACCCGGATGAAAAAGAGAGTTATCATAATCGCTCTGAGGCCTACTTAGCCAGCCTGGAAGAATTGGATCAGGATTTGAAAGCTAGATTTTCAAAAGCACCCAGGCACCATTTTTTATTGTTTCATCCATCCCTTGGTTATTTTGCCGATGAGTATGGATTGGAAATGATGGTGATTGAAGAGGATGGGAAGAGCGCAACGCCTTCTCATTTAATTGAAGTCATTGACGAGGCCAAGGCAAAGGACATTCGAACGGTATTTTATCAAGAAGAGTTTGATGAAAATCAAGCGAAAACCATTGCAGAAGAATTGAATGGTGACTTGGTCTCTCTCTCTATTCTAAAAGAAGACTATTTGAGCGGGATGAAGGAAATTGGAGAAGAATTGCTGAAGAGCATGGAATAA
- a CDS encoding YerC/YecD family TrpR-related protein, with protein MHQTLTKEQKEILFSAILKLKNLEECHAFFDDVCTINELMAMAQRFEIAKLLYDGATFHEVENDTGASSTTISRVSRCLKYGQGYTTVLKRQEDSV; from the coding sequence GTGCATCAGACTTTGACAAAAGAACAAAAGGAAATTTTATTTTCCGCCATTCTTAAATTGAAGAACCTGGAAGAGTGTCATGCGTTTTTTGATGATGTTTGTACAATCAATGAATTAATGGCCATGGCTCAACGGTTTGAAATAGCAAAGTTATTATATGATGGAGCAACATTCCATGAAGTGGAAAATGATACAGGGGCTTCTTCGACGACAATCAGTCGAGTAAGCAGATGTCTGAAATATGGACAAGGATATACAACAGTTTTAAAAAGACAAGAGGACTCAGTTTAG